A genome region from Fervidicoccaceae archaeon includes the following:
- a CDS encoding MATE family efflux transporter produces MASLALPIAVGLVNESVLSLVALATLSRVSVAAVAAAGAVSYLFALLGALSQVFMNGVMVLASQALGARREGVASRVIGETLSFSTAASLLVVCSSPLWLEGYLWVVSRGNSEVVDVGLRYASARILSAPATMVGSVLSAAYRCGGRPWPAALSSVVSAAAGSILIPGLALGWAGLEPMGALGAGLGASLASYVGLASYALFEPPIPIRPSIRPGRLALAAVATGSPLAAERLAASAAQNVYINAVARGGTEALAAHNIGVTVEMLIIQPSFAVGLATLIEAGRAVGAASPESASRVVREGAKIGVAWMGAAAALLASLSPLVGGIFVDDPLVERLTMIYLLMAAASEVGLGLSSAIFGAIRGMGRVELPTLITIASVVLLRALPAQILAASHGAPGAWATQITDCYGRALLGLAAWRLLGTGRLARKLVEGPGTPSPPS; encoded by the coding sequence GTGGCGAGCCTGGCTCTCCCCATAGCCGTTGGCCTGGTCAACGAGTCAGTGCTCAGCCTCGTCGCTCTGGCGACGCTATCCCGCGTATCGGTCGCGGCAGTCGCGGCGGCGGGAGCGGTGTCGTATCTCTTCGCGCTCCTCGGCGCTCTCTCGCAGGTCTTCATGAATGGCGTCATGGTGCTCGCCTCGCAGGCTCTCGGGGCTCGCAGAGAGGGCGTGGCGAGCAGAGTGATCGGGGAGACCCTGAGCTTCTCCACGGCGGCGTCCCTCCTCGTGGTGTGCTCGTCTCCCCTATGGCTCGAGGGCTATCTGTGGGTCGTATCGAGAGGAAACAGCGAGGTTGTCGACGTCGGGCTGAGGTACGCGTCGGCGAGGATCCTCTCGGCACCGGCCACGATGGTCGGCTCCGTGTTGAGCGCGGCCTACAGGTGCGGCGGCAGGCCCTGGCCCGCGGCGCTGAGCTCCGTCGTCTCCGCTGCCGCGGGATCGATCCTGATCCCCGGCCTAGCGCTCGGGTGGGCCGGGCTCGAGCCCATGGGGGCGCTCGGCGCGGGCCTGGGAGCATCGCTCGCGAGCTACGTCGGTCTGGCCTCCTACGCTCTCTTCGAGCCGCCGATTCCGATCAGGCCCTCGATTAGGCCGGGCAGGCTAGCCCTCGCCGCGGTGGCGACAGGATCTCCCCTCGCGGCCGAGAGGCTCGCGGCAAGCGCGGCTCAGAACGTCTATATCAATGCCGTGGCGCGGGGGGGCACCGAGGCTCTGGCGGCTCACAACATAGGCGTGACCGTGGAGATGCTGATCATCCAGCCGAGCTTCGCCGTGGGCCTGGCGACGCTCATCGAGGCTGGGCGAGCGGTGGGAGCCGCGAGTCCCGAGAGCGCCTCGAGAGTCGTCAGAGAAGGGGCCAAGATCGGGGTCGCGTGGATGGGCGCGGCCGCAGCGCTCTTGGCGTCTCTCTCGCCTCTCGTCGGGGGGATCTTCGTCGATGACCCCCTCGTCGAGAGGCTCACGATGATCTATCTGCTAATGGCGGCTGCCAGCGAGGTCGGTCTCGGTCTCAGCTCCGCGATCTTCGGGGCGATCCGTGGAATGGGCAGAGTAGAGCTTCCCACTTTGATAACGATCGCGTCGGTGGTGCTATTGAGAGCTCTGCCTGCGCAGATCCTAGCAGCGAGCCACGGAGCTCCCGGGGCGTGGGCTACTCAGATAACGGACTGCTATGGGCGAGCTCTGCTCGGCTTAGCCGCCTGGAGGCTGCTGGGCACCGGGAGGCTCGCTAGGAAGCTGGTGGAGGGGCCGGGGACGCCTAGTCCACCGTCGTGA
- a CDS encoding DUF996 domain-containing protein produces MSRARSSLREAKALGVAGSALLLLGSLMLLSLLAAASGVISIVVGLLCIGLALKRLSDASGRPRILRDFLAGVAVGAAGAVTALSLGLATLIDIAKHDRSLSIIAAASAAAAALVALWLSLSVSGWLLKKSLDGAAAATGVKLFSTAGLLYFIGALLVVTLIGAPIIVAATVLALAAFLSMPMEVERAEESGPRAEP; encoded by the coding sequence GTGAGCCGAGCTCGCTCGAGCCTCCGCGAGGCCAAAGCGCTAGGCGTGGCGGGATCCGCGCTACTGCTATTGGGGTCGCTAATGCTCCTGAGCCTGCTCGCGGCGGCCTCGGGGGTCATCTCGATAGTAGTCGGCCTGCTCTGCATCGGCTTGGCGCTAAAGCGTTTGTCCGACGCGTCGGGTAGGCCGAGGATCCTCAGAGACTTCCTAGCGGGCGTGGCCGTCGGGGCGGCGGGGGCCGTCACGGCCCTCTCTCTCGGCTTGGCGACTCTCATCGATATCGCGAAGCACGATCGCTCGCTCTCGATCATCGCGGCCGCCAGCGCGGCCGCGGCGGCGCTGGTCGCTCTGTGGCTGTCGCTGAGCGTCTCCGGCTGGCTCCTCAAGAAGTCTCTCGATGGAGCGGCCGCGGCGACAGGGGTGAAGCTCTTCTCGACGGCTGGTCTGTTGTACTTCATCGGAGCTCTCCTCGTCGTGACCTTGATTGGAGCCCCGATTATCGTAGCCGCGACCGTCTTAGCGTTGGCGGCGTTCCTATCCATGCCGATGGAGGTAGAGCGGGCCGAGGAAAGCGGGCCGAGGGCCGAGCCGTGA
- a CDS encoding rubrerythrin family protein: protein MTTRASSLRSPEVQEALLSAFAGESMAQSRYRAYAEVARREGYVNLARIFEGIAFAEQIHARNHLGASEQTSYPQRACAGTPTRLGTTSSNLELAIAGELYEVNTMYPSFIGLARERGDEEAARTFSLALEAERVHASIYKWAKEHVDRGQDVPLEGVWICEGCGHTHLGRTPPAKCPLCGSERYLSF from the coding sequence ATGACAACTAGGGCGAGCAGCTTGAGGTCCCCCGAAGTTCAGGAGGCCCTGCTCTCGGCCTTCGCCGGAGAGTCCATGGCTCAGTCCAGGTACAGAGCGTACGCCGAGGTGGCCAGGCGAGAGGGCTACGTCAACTTAGCGAGAATATTCGAGGGCATAGCCTTCGCCGAGCAGATCCACGCCAGGAACCACCTCGGAGCCTCGGAGCAGACCTCGTATCCTCAGAGAGCCTGCGCGGGGACTCCGACTAGGCTCGGCACGACGTCGAGTAACCTGGAGCTCGCCATAGCCGGAGAGCTCTACGAGGTAAACACAATGTACCCCTCCTTCATTGGCTTGGCGAGGGAGAGAGGCGACGAGGAGGCCGCGAGGACTTTCTCGCTTGCCCTCGAGGCCGAGAGGGTCCACGCGTCGATATACAAGTGGGCCAAAGAGCACGTCGACCGAGGGCAAGACGTCCCCCTCGAGGGAGTGTGGATCTGCGAGGGGTGCGGCCATACGCACCTCGGCAGGACCCCGCCGGCTAAGTGCCCCCTCTGCGGATCAGAGAGGTATCTTTCTTTCTAA
- a CDS encoding YkgJ family cysteine cluster protein, translating into MRDLRKYFDFVDFGEICRDCRENCCKRFYAVLLPDEEHEFADFSDEVETPEGRVRTLGSPRGKQCPFLDQRGWCTIYPRRPYDCRTWPILLYYDIERREKVAYLDLDCPAAAQGRIPKELVDRIIETYKRLDVDESWLKRFTLAPWPNNLVELARWR; encoded by the coding sequence ATGCGAGACCTCAGGAAATATTTCGATTTCGTAGACTTCGGGGAGATCTGCAGAGATTGTCGCGAGAACTGCTGCAAGAGGTTCTACGCGGTTCTCCTGCCGGACGAGGAGCACGAGTTCGCCGATTTCTCGGACGAGGTCGAGACCCCCGAGGGCAGAGTCAGGACCCTAGGATCGCCTCGCGGGAAGCAGTGCCCCTTCTTGGATCAGCGCGGCTGGTGCACGATCTACCCGAGGAGGCCCTATGATTGCAGGACCTGGCCCATTCTGCTCTACTACGATATCGAGAGGAGAGAGAAGGTAGCTTACCTGGACCTCGACTGCCCGGCTGCCGCTCAGGGCAGAATACCGAAGGAGCTCGTGGACAGAATCATCGAGACTTACAAGAGGCTCGACGTGGACGAGAGCTGGCTCAAGAGATTCACGCTGGCTCCCTGGCCCAATAATCTCGTAGAGCTGGCCAGGTGGCGCTGA
- a CDS encoding TldD/PmbA family protein — MSEPLRLGEKILSSLREVADEVAVLVLEIDGLMVKLYDGEPSVAQSWRRTSVGLYVGRSGRLAVLFVDSSDPEEVARAASETAREIELLEPSLYGVELPEPERHEPLRDSFDGRVEEVLSEPKKLVELVFGTARAGESGASGMVKAGIVRRALLTSRGFEGEDIRTFFGGYFRIFGEKCSGQWAFTSTKLNEKLLERSLERALELSRLALPRVGVEPGRKTALLSPMVVANLVNYVAGAASALAIDLGFSFLADRSPGDVVASEEFTLIDAPRNADLPNAASFDDEGLATRDKPIIERGTLRSLLHNFRTAAKRGARSTANAGWIEPRPWNLEVAPGDWELEEAVREMREGLIVTNNWYTRIQNAIEGSFSTVTRDALIYVKSGELAGLIERARIVDTLPGLLSKIRGATVERWPIEWWDADIPTLCPYLLVEDVGFTTVD, encoded by the coding sequence TTGAGCGAGCCGCTGCGGCTCGGCGAGAAGATTCTGAGCTCTCTGCGCGAAGTGGCCGATGAGGTTGCGGTCTTAGTCTTGGAGATCGACGGCCTGATGGTGAAGCTATATGATGGGGAGCCCAGCGTGGCTCAGAGCTGGAGAAGGACCTCGGTTGGCCTCTACGTTGGAAGGAGCGGCAGGCTCGCTGTGCTATTCGTCGATTCCTCCGACCCGGAGGAGGTGGCGCGAGCGGCCTCGGAGACGGCCAGAGAAATCGAGCTCCTGGAGCCGTCACTTTACGGAGTCGAGCTCCCGGAGCCTGAGCGCCACGAGCCTCTGAGGGACTCGTTTGATGGCCGCGTCGAGGAGGTCCTGAGCGAGCCGAAGAAGCTCGTCGAGTTGGTGTTCGGGACGGCGCGAGCCGGGGAGTCCGGCGCCTCGGGCATGGTGAAGGCCGGGATCGTCAGGAGGGCCCTCCTCACTTCGAGAGGCTTCGAGGGCGAGGATATCCGCACGTTCTTCGGCGGCTACTTCAGGATCTTCGGGGAGAAGTGCAGCGGGCAGTGGGCCTTCACCTCGACCAAGCTGAACGAGAAGTTGCTCGAGAGATCGCTCGAGAGAGCTCTGGAGCTCTCGCGCCTCGCCCTACCGCGCGTCGGCGTCGAGCCCGGCAGGAAGACGGCGCTCCTGTCTCCGATGGTCGTGGCGAACCTCGTCAACTACGTGGCGGGGGCAGCGAGCGCTCTGGCGATCGACCTCGGCTTCAGCTTTCTCGCTGATCGAAGCCCGGGCGACGTCGTGGCGAGCGAGGAGTTCACGCTCATCGATGCCCCGAGGAACGCCGATCTTCCGAACGCAGCCTCGTTCGATGACGAGGGGCTCGCCACGCGCGATAAGCCGATCATTGAGAGAGGGACCCTGAGGAGCCTGTTGCACAACTTTAGGACGGCGGCCAAGCGGGGAGCGAGGTCGACGGCGAACGCCGGCTGGATCGAGCCGAGGCCTTGGAACCTCGAGGTGGCTCCCGGCGATTGGGAGCTCGAGGAGGCTGTGAGGGAAATGCGCGAGGGGCTTATCGTGACGAACAACTGGTACACCAGGATCCAGAACGCGATCGAGGGCAGCTTCAGCACCGTGACGAGAGACGCGCTGATATACGTGAAGAGTGGCGAGCTCGCTGGATTGATCGAGAGGGCGAGGATCGTTGACACGCTACCAGGTCTCCTCTCTAAGATAAGAGGCGCCACGGTTGAGCGGTGGCCCATAGAGTGGTGGGACGCCGACATACCGACGCTCTGCCCCTACCTGCTCGTCGAGGACGTAGGCTTCACGACGGTGGACTAG